In one Gossypium hirsutum isolate 1008001.06 chromosome D09, Gossypium_hirsutum_v2.1, whole genome shotgun sequence genomic region, the following are encoded:
- the LOC107892749 gene encoding uncharacterized protein, translating into MAESQRSMMTQLTQLLAVGNDKGKDPIINVEEGDNDRPLYPLGFTPPHVQPQADIHPRRSSITIRPQQFQVGTSIPMNFQTGLGSSPGENPTNPIVPDFDEVVEKEKTKEELPKQLEKICKWLEEKFRAMESIENYQGIDAKDLSLVPDLVLPHKFKMPEFEKYNGTSCPEAHITMFCRRMTGYVNNDQLLIHCF; encoded by the coding sequence ATGGCGGAGTCCCAAAGAAGCATGATGACTCAGCTAACACAACTGTTAGCTGTGGGAAATGACAAAGGAAAGGACCCCATAATTAATGTTGAAGAAGGAGATAATGATAGACCCCTATACCCTCTAGGCTTTACTCCTCCACATGTACAGCCCCAAGCTGATATACACCCACGCAGGTCTTCTATTACAATTAGGCCTCAGCAGTTTCAGGTTGGCACTTCAATACCAATGAACTTCCAAACTGGATTAGGTTCTAGCCCCGGAGAGAACCCTACCAATCCCATTGTCCCCGATTTCGACGAAGTGGTTgagaaagagaaaacaaaagaagaattgccaaaacagctagagAAAATATGTAAATGGCTCGAAGAAAAATTCAGGGCAATGGAAAGTATTGAGAATTATCAGGGGATTGATGCtaaagacttaagtttggtccCGGATTTGGTACTTCCCCAtaaattcaaaatgccagaatttgagaaatacaatgggACCAGTTGTCCggaagctcatattaccatgttttgtaggcgTATGACTGGATACGTTAACAATGACCAACTGCTTATACATTGCTTTTAA